The segment CTGGTGGCCATCGGCTGGAGACAGATCATTCAAGGCAAACGCGAAGCGCACAAGAAGACAATGATTGCGGCTGCGGTGGCAGCGATTCTGTTCTTCCTGGTGTATTCGTCTAGAACGATATTCGTGGGCAATACCTCCTGGGGTGGTCCTGAGCATCTGACGACGATCTACCATGTCTTCCTGATCTTCCACATTGTACTGGCTACCGTCGCTGCCGTATTCGGCATCACCACGCTGACGCTCGGCTTCAAGGCCAAGTATGCCAAGCACCGCAAGTGGGGCAGAGTGACCTCCGTCATCTGGTTCATCACCGCTATTACGGGAGTCGCCGTCTATGTACTGCTGTATATCTTCTATCCTGGCGGACATACGAAGCCGGTCTGGGAGATTATCCTGGGCGCTTAAGCCGAGGGAAGAGAAGTCCGGGATGATATGGGAAAAGCCTGTCCATCTGCCGCTGCTGCGGGGGAGGGGCGGGCTTTTTTTGAGGTTGACGAAGTCAAAAAGGATTAGGTTGTTATATCTTTTTTGCTGCTACTAGTGAAAAAAAGATGTGCTAAATTATCGCTGGTAACTCCTGATGATGTACATTAGGGTAACGTGTCATATTAGTAAGTTTGGCATCTGCGGGAGGATGAATATGATAAGGTTCAGTGGTCGTCTGATAACGTTTATCATCTTTATGCGGCTCACTGTGAAATTTTAAATTATCTAACCCGTGTTCATCCACCCAGTCGTAGAAGTACATCTCTATTCGTCCTCTGCTGAGATGCTCAGTTATAAGCAAACGGGACAGATCCGTGAACACAAATGTGTGCCGGGTAAATGAGATAGAGGTGAATAGACCGCTGCCATCCCCATCACATGAGTTCATAATAATATTCGAAAAGTCTTTCTCCAACTGGCTGATGTTGGATGGGGGGCGAGTATTCAGTTCCATTTCCTTTCAATGGAGTACAGCAGACTGGACCATTGTACTGCGTCCCGAGATTGTTCTGGGGTTAAATCAGTTTTTTTCCCAGTGTCTCTTCGAATGTTCCGCCATATTTTTTTTCAAAATGAACGACAGCATTAAGTATTTCAGCCATTTCCCCAGCTGCTGTCATTTCTTTATTTCTTCCTGAACGTATTTGCTCTGCTTCATAACGTTTTGCAACCTCTGCTATAGCTGACTTCATTCCAGTAGGAGAAGTATAAACTGCGTTCTCAGGAAATCTAACTTGTTTGTAACGCTCTCCTTTTTCAACACCGTCAAATCGCCCAAGTGCAATCCAATTATGGATCGTAGCAATACTTACCCCGAAGAATCGGGCGACATCTCCTGTTGTGTAGATTTTAGTGCTTAATACTTCAGCCTCCATCCCTACAGTAACCATGTGGATTAGCACTCGTTGCAGAGCCTGCTCAGAATTACCGTGAACCAAATGACTATCCACGGCCTGAAGCACTTCTGAAGGATTATGAATAGAATTCCGTTCAATGTAATTGGCCAAAGCCTTAATAAACAATGACATCTGTGTTTCAGTCTCGTGAAGATGTGTCTTGAATACTTCGGAGATCGACAATGCTTCCGACAATGCTCTTTCCTTTTCTGTTACATTAAACATATACATCACCTCAACTCCATTCTAACACTTCTCGCTTAAACTTAAAATAACTTAAAGTATACCGCGCATAACTTAAACTTAACTTATATTATTTCCTGTTTTTGAATGATATAACGCATGCTATAAAAAAACCTGAAAATAGATGATGACAAGGGATGACTTCTGGAAGTTGCATTATTATTTGAAAAAGCTCAGGATTATTATTGTATTCAATCGTTAGCAGTCAGGTAACTGATCTACAACGACCTAATTATACATACTAAGGAGAAAACATGGACCCACACATCAAAAGAATGTTCCTGGACGAATATGCTGCTGAAGGTGCTAGGCGCTTTGGGATTAGCCCCAAGGATCTGAACTTC is part of the Paenibacillus sp. FSL M7-0420 genome and harbors:
- a CDS encoding helix-turn-helix domain-containing protein, translated to MYMFNVTEKERALSEALSISEVFKTHLHETETQMSLFIKALANYIERNSIHNPSEVLQAVDSHLVHGNSEQALQRVLIHMVTVGMEAEVLSTKIYTTGDVARFFGVSIATIHNWIALGRFDGVEKGERYKQVRFPENAVYTSPTGMKSAIAEVAKRYEAEQIRSGRNKEMTAAGEMAEILNAVVHFEKKYGGTFEETLGKKLI
- a CDS encoding DUF420 domain-containing protein codes for the protein MDIFTLFPTISTSFIVISAVLVAIGWRQIIQGKREAHKKTMIAAAVAAILFFLVYSSRTIFVGNTSWGGPEHLTTIYHVFLIFHIVLATVAAVFGITTLTLGFKAKYAKHRKWGRVTSVIWFITAITGVAVYVLLYIFYPGGHTKPVWEIILGA